ACGCTCGATCGCTGCAGTGCAAGCAATCCGAAAGTTTCAAGGTGGTTCAGAGAATACTCATTTGCAAGGATACTCGCTGCCAGCATCTGCAAGAAGCTATCGCCGTTAAGATCAACCCATCCCTTTGCAAGCGCATAGGCTCCGTAGTTTTCAAGCATGCCCGGCTGATCGAGCGAGGCGAGCATAATCGTTCGAATCGGATCGGTGGACGGACCGACTAACCCTGTCATCAATTGATAGGCGCTCAGGCTGCGAAGGGTCTGTTCTTTGGTGCCGTTATCGAGATTCATCGCGACAAAGAACGGGCCGAGATAGTCCTGCATGTCGACGGTGCCGCTCATCTGCACGTTGCCGACGCCGATGCCCATGCCGACGCGAAACGTCGTCCATTCATCGCCGCCGAAATAAAAGGCCGGCACCGCATACGTATAGAAGCCGTCCATGCGAGTTCCGAGGTTCGCCGTTCGCGTCGTCGGCCCTGCCTGTTCGGTGGCCAGAGCCCGCAAGAAGCTGCTTGAGGAGCCTCCGGAGCTGCTCGAACTTCCCGAATCGCTCGAACCCGTATCGACCTCGATGGTCTGTTCGGTCAGCTTGATCGGCCCCGAATGTACAAGCAGATAGACGCCGAACTGGTATTTCTGCCCTCGATAAAAAACGAAGTCCGGCGATTTCATATCAAGAGACCAGCTCACATCGCCATAACCGCTCTGCCCCATCGTAGCGTTGAAGCCATGCCCCGACATATAGAGCGAAGTGGAATGAACGCTGACGCCAGGGCTGATCTGTAGATAATAAGGCTTTCGGCCGGCATCTGCCTCATCCGGCTCCTGCGAGAAAAGACCCGACGGCAATAACAGCAGGCCGGTTGTGACGGAGATCAAACCCCTGCCGATGTTTTTGAGAACGTTTTTCAGGAATCGTTTCATAGCAGTACAGAGTATTAAATAAAACAGACGATCGGAATTGCTTCGCGTGGCAAACATTTTCACGGATTCGCTTGACTCACCCCCGCTGCATCGGCTATAACAGATACAATGGAAACGCGTCTTACCGTCGACGGCAATGAGGCCTGCGCCCGCATCGCCTACAGATTGAGCGAGCTGATCGCCATCTATCCCATTACGCCGGCCTCTCCGATGGGCGAGCTGGCCGATGCCTGGGCGGCGACGCAGCAACCGAACCTTTTCGGGCAGGTGCCTGCCGTCGTTGAGATGCAGAGCGAAGGCGGAGCGGCCGGCGCTGTACACGGAGCGCTGCAGGCAGGCACGCTTGCGACGACGTTTACCGCGTCTCAGGGCCTTCTGCTTATGATTCCGAACATGTACAAGATCGCCGGCGAACTGACGCCCTTTGTGCTGCATGTAGCTGCACGCTCCGTCGCAACGCATGCCCTTTCGATTTTTTGCGATCACTCCGACGTGATGGCGGCGCGACAGACGGGCTTCGCCATTCTCGGATCAACGAGCGTGCAGGAGGCGCACGATCTGTCGCTCATCGCCCATGCGGCGACGCTTGAAACGCGACTGCCCTTTCTGCATTTCTTCGACGGCTTTCGCACTTCGCATGAGGTATCGACGATCTTTCCTTTAAGCGACGAAACGATCCATACGATGATCGATCGTAATCTGATCCGAGAGCACCGCCAGCGTGCGTTAACCCCCGATCATCCGGTGCTTCGCGGAACGGCGCAGAATCCCGACGTCTTTTTTCAATCCCGGGAGCGTGCGAATGCTCTTTATGACGCGGCGCCGGCCATCGTGCAGAAGCATATGGATCGCTTCGCGCAGCTGACCGGGCGCTCGTATCAGGTCTATCAGTACTATGGCGCTGCCGATGCCGAGCATGTCATCGTCATGATGGGATCAGGCGCCACAACGGCGCGGCGCGCCTCGCAGCTTCTGAACGGCGAAGGACGCAAAACGGGCGTGCTTGTCGTTCGCCTTTACCGCCCCTTTGATATGCAGATGTTTCGCGACGCCCTGCCGGCAACGGTTCGGTCCGTGGCCGTGCTCGATCGCACAAAGGAGCCCGGTGCTACAGGGGAGCCGCTTCTTCTCGACGTCATGGCCGCTCTTTTCGGGCAACGTTCCTGCTCGGTCATCGGAGGACGCTACGGCCTCTCGTCCAAAGAGTTCACGCCGGCGATGGCGGCATCGGTATTCGACGAATTGCAGCATCCCACAAAAGAACGTTTTACCGTCGGCATCGAAGACGACGTGAATCATACAAGCCTTGCGGTCACCGCCGAACACCGGAAGTATAACGTCGAAGACGAAGGCTTTCGCGCCGTCTTCTTCGGCCTCGGCGCGGACGGCACGGTCAGCGCGAATAAGAACTCGATCAAGATCATCGGCGAAGAAACGGATCAGTTCGGCCAGGGGCATTTCGTCTATGACTCGAAGAAATCCGGCTCGGTGACCGTATCACATCTGCGCACCGGACCGACGCAGGCATCGATCGACGCTCCGTATCTTGTGCAATCCGCCGATCTTGTGGCCGTGCATCAGTTCGGATTGCTCGAACGACTTGCCACCATCGACAATCTGCGCGAAGGCGGCATCCTGCTTCTGAACGCCCCGTATGCGCCCGGCGAACTCTTTGCAAAGCTTCCCGTCGATCTGCAGAAGGCGGCCATCGCAAAACGTATTCGCATCTTCACGATCGACGCCCTTGATGTGGCGCGCTCCGTCGGCCTTGGCGGGCGCATCTCCACCGTCATGCAGGCCGCCTTTTTTGAGTTAGCCAACTCTATCCCCAGAGAGCAGGCGCTTGAGAAGATGCGCTACTTCATCGAGAAAAGCTACGGCAAACGCGGCGAGGCCATCGTAAAAAAGAACTTCGCCGCCATCGAAGAGGCGCATAAACGGCTGTATCAGGTGCCTCTGCCCGGGGCGCCCATCGGCTCCGTGCCCATGCGATCGTCCATCAGCGGACCGGCGCCCGATTTCGTGCGAAACGTAACGGCTGAGATCATCGCCGGTCGCGGCGACGGGCTGCCCGTCAGCGCCTTTCCTCTGGACGGGAGTTATCCGACCGGGACGACGAAGTATGAGAAGCGCGACATCGCCCTTGAGATTCCCATCTGGGAGCCCGATCTGTGCATCCAGTGCGGCAAGTGTTCGTTCGTATGTCCGCATGCCGTCATCCGCATCAAAACGCATGACGGCGCGTCGGCTCCGGCCGGCTTTCGCATGATGCCGCTAAAAGGCGCCGAAGCCGGCAGCATGTACACGATTCAGGTATCGCCCGAGGACTGCACCGGATGCTCGCTCTGCGTCGAGGTCTGTCCGGCGCGCGACAAGTCGCATACGGCACGCAAGGCGCTCAATATGCATGCCGCCGCCGACACCATCGAAAAAGAGAAGGAGTTATACAGGCATTTTGACGCCCTTCCCTGGCCCGATCGTCTTTCTATCGATCGCATTCATACCGTAAAGGGATCACAGTTCCTCGAACCGCTCTTTGAGTTCTCGGGCGCCTGCGCCGGATGCGGCGAAACGCCCTATATCAAGCTTGTAACGCAGCTTTTCGGCGATCGCATGCTCGTCGCCAATGCAACGGGCTGCTCTTCGATCTATGGCGGCAATCTGCCGACGACGCCCTGGGCCCATCGCGCCGACGGACGCGGTCCGGCATGGTCGAATTCGCTTTTTGAGGATAACGCCGAGTTCGGCCTTGGCATGCGTCTGGCCGTCGATCAGCTGCGCGATCGAGCCATCCAGCTTTTAAAAAACGAAAGCTCTACCGTTGGAGACGATCTCGTAACGGCTCTTCTGATAAACGCGCAACACGACGAGGCCGATATCTACGAACAGCGGCAACTCGTGGACACGCTGAAAACGCGCATCGCTGCCGATACCGAGCTCTATGATCTGGCCGATTATCTTGTACGCAAATCTCTGTGGATCATCGGCGGCGACGGATGGGGCTACGACATCGGCTACGGCGGACTCGACCACGTCCTTGCATCAAACGCCAACGTGAATATACTGCTTCTTGATACCGAGGTGTATTCGAATACGGGAGGACAGCGCTCGAAGGCCACTCCGTTAGGCGCCGTGGCGAAATTCGCGGCAGCGGGAAAAGAAACGGGCAAGAAGGATCTGGCCCTTCAGGCGCTCCAATACGGACACGTCTATGTGGCCCGGGTCGCCTTCGGAGCAAACGACGCACAGACGATCCGGGCCGTCATCGATGCGGAGCGTTATAACGGACCGTCGCTGATCATCGCCTACTCGCACTGTATCGCGCATGGTTACGACCTGAAAGACGGACTGACGCAGCAACGGCTTGCCGTTCGCAGCGGGCACTGGCCGCTCTTTCGTTATCACCCTGATCTGCGCGAAACGGCGGAGCCGGCTCTTGTGCTCGACTCAAAGGACCCCGACGTGCCTCTTGAGGATTATATCTACAACGAGACGCGCTACAGCCTGCTGCGTATGATGGATCCGAAGCGGGCCGCTACGCTTCTGACATCGGCGAAGCATACGATACAGCGTAACTTTCTGCATTACAAAGAGATCGCCGATGAAAGCGCGAAAGAAGCGGCGGCACGTGCACAGGGAGAGAAGGCATGAATCTTAAAACGACGTATCTGGGACTCGATCTTGCGCATCCGATCGTTCCTTCGGCCTCGCCGCTCTCTGAAAACACCGATACGGCAAGACGTCTTGAAGATGCCGGCGCTCCCGCCCTTGTGATGTACTCTCTTTTCGAGGAGCAGATCCTCGACGACCAGCATCGACTCGATCATTTTCTCGAACACGGCTCGCATACCTTCGCCGAGGCGCTAACCTATTTTCCCGAGCCAGACGCCTATGCCTCGGCTAACGGAGAGGCCTATCTCGAACAGATTCGCCGTCTGAAAGAACACCTGAAGATACCGGTCATCGCCAGCCTGAACGGCGTCTCATCGGGCGGCTGGATGAGCTGGGCTGAAAAGATCGAGCAGGCCGGAGCCGACGCCCTTGAGCTGAACATCTTTTATATTCCGGCCGACTTCGATCATGATCCCCGCGAAATCGAAGAGATGTATGTGAACGACGTGCGTGCGGTACGCGAACGCACGGGACTCAAGATCGCCGTAAAAATCGCTCCTTTCTTCTCTTCTATGTCGTATATGGCCCGTCGCCTTGAAGAGGCCGGCGCCGACGCCCTTGTGATGTTTAACCGCTTCTACGAGCCCGACTTTGACATCGAGCAGCTTCAGGTAAAGCCGCGCCTGAAGCTCAGTCAGTCGGGCGACGGACTGCTTGCGCTGCACTGGATCGCCATCCTCAGAGATCATCTGAAGATCGACCTGGCCGCCACCGGAGGCATCCATGACGCTACCGATATCGTCAAAGCGCTGATGGCCGGCGCCGATATCACGATGACGGCATCGGCCCTTCTGCGCCGCGGCCCCGAGCACATTCAGAACCTGGTCATCGGCCTGCAACGCTGGATGGAAGAACATGAATACGTTTCCGTAGAACAGATGAAGGGCTCGATGAGTTACGCGAAGGTCGCCAATCCATCGGCCTTCGAACGGGCAAACTACATGAAAACGCTACAGAGCTACAGGCCGGAACGACTCTGAAAGGCGCGCTCCGTTAAAACGCCGGTGCGGCCCCTCTCGCGTGTTTTCGTCTCGCCTGATCTCGAAAGCGTGAGTATTCTGTTCGGATGGCAACAACAAAATTCAAAGGCAACGACGTTCATACATCGGGGTCGCTTCCCGCCGTCGGCCAGAAAGCGCCGGACTTCAAGGTAGTCGGATCAGATCTTTCTGAGCTCAATCTTGCAAGCTTCGCAGGCAAAACCCTGATTCTGAACATCTTCCCCAGCATCGACACGGCCGTCTGCGCCAGCTCTGTGCGCAAATTCAACGAGTCGGCCTCGTCCGTTCCGAACGCTACGGTGCTCTGCGTTTCGATGGACCTTCCCTTCGCTCATAACCGCTTCTGCGGCGCCGAAGGACTGAAGAACGTAAAGACGTCGTCGGATTTTCGCTATCAGGATTTCGGCAAGGCCTATGGCGTTCGTATGGAGGACGGCCCTCTTGCCGGCCTGCACGCTCGCTCCGTTGTCGTCGTTGGTCCGGATGGCACGGTAAAGCATTCTGAGCTTGTTCCCGATATCGGGCAGGAGCCGAACTACGACGCAGCTCTCGCAGCCGCTCGTTGATCACAGTCGGTGGCCCGGCTCTCAGGCCGGGCTAAACCGTCGCCGGCCCAAACCGCCGAAGCCGGTGTTGCATTTGAGTGGCCAGAAAGCGCCGTTCAACAAGCGGCTTTCTGAAGTGGTCCGGCGCTTTGCTTTTTCTTGCGCAACTCTTCACACTTTTGCTGCCTGCGTTTGAAGGCCTTTTCCGCCTCTGCATGCACAACAGGCCCGTATGCCGAGAAGGCCTCAGGCGTTCGGCCGCAGAAGATACGTCCCTGCACCTCCACACACACCTCTTCGATCGGGGAGCACGGATCCTCTTCTGCCATGAGGGCCGGGGTCAGCGCCAGCAAAAGCAGGATCGATAATCTTCTCATCTTCGTAATACCTCAGCGGATTGATTTTACCATAGAGAAGGCGAAGAGTCAAGAGCGCTCCCGGAGCATTCCGGGAGCGGTCTCTGCACCGAAGCGCCGGCAGGGGCTCCAATTTAGCAATCCCCCCACCCGACTGCAAATTTTTTTGATTTTCTAATTGACCGGAGGCCATTCTCTGTGTTCTTTGCAATTCGATTAGCAGAGTCCATATTCGTTTGCTAATCTTTTTGGCACAGATTCAAAATTTACCCAACCATTCTTGGAGGAAGTGAGATGAATATCAAACCACTCGCAGACCGTGTGGTCATTTCTCCTCTCGATAGCGCAGAGGAGAAGGTCGGAAGTATCTACATCCCGGACTCGGCAAAAGAAAAGCCGCAGGAAGGCGAGATTGTCGCTGTCGGCCCCGGACGTACGGAAGACGGCAAGGTCGTTCCTATGTCCGTTAAGGTCGGCGACCGCGTTCTCTATGGCAAATATGCCGGAACGGAAATCAAAAAAGACGGCAAAGACTACCTGATCGTTCGCGAAAGCGACGTCCTGGCCGTCATCGGCTGATCATCATTCACAGGAGATAATCAATGGCAAAACAACTTGAATTTCATGAAGAAGGCCGCCGCAAGCTGCAGGCCGGCGTGAACAAACTGGCTAACGCCGTTCGCGCCACACTCGGTCCTCGCGGACGTAACGTCGTTATCGACAAGAAATACGGCGCTCCTACGATTACGAAGGACGGCGTTACCGTTGCAAAGGAAATCGAACTGGAAGATCCCTTTGAGAACATGGGCGCACAGATGGCCAAAGAAGTGGCCACGAAAACCAACGACGTTGCCGGCGACGGAACGACGACCGCTACCGTTCTTGCTCAGGCTATCGTAAACGAAGGTCTGAAAAACGTAACGGCCGGCGCAAACCCCATGCACCTGAAGCGCGGTATCGAGAAGGCCGTTGAGGCCGTTATCGGCGAGCTGAAGAAGCGCTCGAAGCCTGTCGGCTCCAACAAAGAAGACATCGCCGCCGTCGCTTCCATCTCGGCTAACAACGACCGCGAAATCGGACAGCTCATCGCCGATGCGATGGCTAAAGTCGGCAACGACGGCGTTATCACCGTAGAAGAAGCAAAAGGCATCGATACGACTCTTGACGTCGTTGAAGGTATGCAGTTCGACCGCGGCTATCAGTCTCCTTATTTCGTAACCGATCCGGAAGGCATGATCTGCACGTTCGAGCGTCCTTACATCCTGATCCACGA
This region of Leptonema illini DSM 21528 genomic DNA includes:
- the nifJ gene encoding pyruvate:ferredoxin (flavodoxin) oxidoreductase, whose translation is METRLTVDGNEACARIAYRLSELIAIYPITPASPMGELADAWAATQQPNLFGQVPAVVEMQSEGGAAGAVHGALQAGTLATTFTASQGLLLMIPNMYKIAGELTPFVLHVAARSVATHALSIFCDHSDVMAARQTGFAILGSTSVQEAHDLSLIAHAATLETRLPFLHFFDGFRTSHEVSTIFPLSDETIHTMIDRNLIREHRQRALTPDHPVLRGTAQNPDVFFQSRERANALYDAAPAIVQKHMDRFAQLTGRSYQVYQYYGAADAEHVIVMMGSGATTARRASQLLNGEGRKTGVLVVRLYRPFDMQMFRDALPATVRSVAVLDRTKEPGATGEPLLLDVMAALFGQRSCSVIGGRYGLSSKEFTPAMAASVFDELQHPTKERFTVGIEDDVNHTSLAVTAEHRKYNVEDEGFRAVFFGLGADGTVSANKNSIKIIGEETDQFGQGHFVYDSKKSGSVTVSHLRTGPTQASIDAPYLVQSADLVAVHQFGLLERLATIDNLREGGILLLNAPYAPGELFAKLPVDLQKAAIAKRIRIFTIDALDVARSVGLGGRISTVMQAAFFELANSIPREQALEKMRYFIEKSYGKRGEAIVKKNFAAIEEAHKRLYQVPLPGAPIGSVPMRSSISGPAPDFVRNVTAEIIAGRGDGLPVSAFPLDGSYPTGTTKYEKRDIALEIPIWEPDLCIQCGKCSFVCPHAVIRIKTHDGASAPAGFRMMPLKGAEAGSMYTIQVSPEDCTGCSLCVEVCPARDKSHTARKALNMHAAADTIEKEKELYRHFDALPWPDRLSIDRIHTVKGSQFLEPLFEFSGACAGCGETPYIKLVTQLFGDRMLVANATGCSSIYGGNLPTTPWAHRADGRGPAWSNSLFEDNAEFGLGMRLAVDQLRDRAIQLLKNESSTVGDDLVTALLINAQHDEADIYEQRQLVDTLKTRIAADTELYDLADYLVRKSLWIIGGDGWGYDIGYGGLDHVLASNANVNILLLDTEVYSNTGGQRSKATPLGAVAKFAAAGKETGKKDLALQALQYGHVYVARVAFGANDAQTIRAVIDAERYNGPSLIIAYSHCIAHGYDLKDGLTQQRLAVRSGHWPLFRYHPDLRETAEPALVLDSKDPDVPLEDYIYNETRYSLLRMMDPKRAATLLTSAKHTIQRNFLHYKEIADESAKEAAARAQGEKA
- the groES gene encoding co-chaperone GroES, yielding MNIKPLADRVVISPLDSAEEKVGSIYIPDSAKEKPQEGEIVAVGPGRTEDGKVVPMSVKVGDRVLYGKYAGTEIKKDGKDYLIVRESDVLAVIG
- the tpx gene encoding thiol peroxidase, with the translated sequence MATTKFKGNDVHTSGSLPAVGQKAPDFKVVGSDLSELNLASFAGKTLILNIFPSIDTAVCASSVRKFNESASSVPNATVLCVSMDLPFAHNRFCGAEGLKNVKTSSDFRYQDFGKAYGVRMEDGPLAGLHARSVVVVGPDGTVKHSELVPDIGQEPNYDAALAAAR
- a CDS encoding dihydroorotate dehydrogenase-like protein is translated as MNLKTTYLGLDLAHPIVPSASPLSENTDTARRLEDAGAPALVMYSLFEEQILDDQHRLDHFLEHGSHTFAEALTYFPEPDAYASANGEAYLEQIRRLKEHLKIPVIASLNGVSSGGWMSWAEKIEQAGADALELNIFYIPADFDHDPREIEEMYVNDVRAVRERTGLKIAVKIAPFFSSMSYMARRLEEAGADALVMFNRFYEPDFDIEQLQVKPRLKLSQSGDGLLALHWIAILRDHLKIDLAATGGIHDATDIVKALMAGADITMTASALLRRGPEHIQNLVIGLQRWMEEHEYVSVEQMKGSMSYAKVANPSAFERANYMKTLQSYRPERL